A portion of the Calothrix sp. 336/3 genome contains these proteins:
- a CDS encoding HD domain-containing protein, whose product MNTSQLSDKFATALVYATRLHSQQRRKISGVPYISHLLSVCALVLEAGGTETEAIAALLHDAIEDQGGSQTREEIREIFGNQVVEIIDGCTECDTYPKPPWQERKRKYITNLRQASASVRLVSLADKLHNARSLLLDSRHKGSEIWQEFQTGKQGTLWFYRELLQVYQGHGVLTEEFARSLAELEKI is encoded by the coding sequence ATGAATACATCTCAACTATCAGATAAATTTGCCACAGCTTTAGTATACGCAACCCGTCTCCATAGCCAGCAAAGGCGAAAAATTAGCGGTGTACCCTACATCTCACATTTACTCAGTGTTTGTGCCTTAGTCTTAGAAGCAGGGGGAACAGAAACAGAGGCGATCGCCGCTCTATTACATGATGCTATCGAAGACCAGGGGGGAAGTCAAACCCGTGAGGAAATTCGAGAAATCTTCGGCAATCAAGTGGTGGAAATTATCGATGGTTGCACTGAATGTGATACCTATCCCAAACCACCTTGGCAAGAACGCAAACGCAAATATATCACCAATCTCCGCCAAGCTTCTGCCTCCGTACGGTTGGTTTCCTTAGCAGATAAATTACATAATGCGCGATCGCTACTACTTGATTCTCGACACAAAGGCAGTGAAATTTGGCAAGAGTTTCAAACCGGAAAGCAAGGTACACTATGGTTTTATCGAGAATTATTACAAGTTTACCAGGGGCATGGTGTCCTAACAGAAGAATTTGCGCGATCGCTGGCAGAACTAGAAAAAATATGA
- a CDS encoding TIGR03985 family CRISPR-associated protein, with amino-acid sequence MQEQFFLDVPDVELLQWFARGSLKQNLSRAIRLWVCLRGLYGDTQERLPLDDAFTYAEWRDVFFTPNHPKGEAIPELHDVNCNCAKTVTEWLFNRKTGIVAADWQTSLVSHVGMEEEKLEHILQQRLFAVTRRSLQADFGILAELGWLKYHNQKYYRVQEFPWYPSNQSHEINQEQNHSGELKFLQEDLSAIAQNHSQEIQGIQRFFVHLDYVIPKHTIDWVEDWQNELRLLWGKTPVPAVKLTYSSARVGNAVSCIVFPVCIYYVQRAVYLCGYGESPDRKTDWYNFRLDRIQSITPWEWHHPEIPANLRQRYQQLSLPSPDYIAMEMSKAWGFDFYLPSTPMLLRFNRNFSDRYIKGTERHDTFEEITYQQAQRLIKRHITQPQKQRQLLGILAQRSPEDAYYQVFIRYQDSQQRDNNVIMRLRAWHPECEVFLPWDLRQSMAADIAKEFHLYHQ; translated from the coding sequence GTGCAGGAGCAATTTTTTCTGGATGTTCCCGATGTGGAACTTTTGCAGTGGTTTGCACGGGGTTCCCTAAAACAAAATTTATCCCGTGCCATTCGTTTGTGGGTGTGCTTGCGTGGGCTTTACGGCGACACACAGGAACGTTTACCATTGGATGATGCTTTTACCTATGCAGAATGGCGAGATGTGTTTTTCACTCCCAACCATCCCAAAGGTGAGGCGATTCCAGAATTGCATGATGTTAACTGTAATTGTGCCAAAACCGTTACAGAATGGTTGTTTAACCGGAAAACAGGGATTGTCGCAGCAGATTGGCAAACATCTTTGGTTTCCCATGTGGGTATGGAGGAAGAGAAATTAGAGCATATCCTGCAACAGAGGTTATTTGCTGTAACTCGGCGATCGCTACAAGCAGATTTTGGCATTTTAGCTGAGTTGGGATGGTTGAAATACCATAATCAGAAATATTATCGGGTGCAGGAGTTTCCCTGGTATCCCAGTAATCAGAGTCATGAAATTAACCAAGAGCAGAATCATTCCGGTGAATTGAAATTTCTCCAGGAAGATTTGAGTGCGATCGCCCAAAATCATTCCCAAGAAATCCAAGGTATCCAAAGGTTTTTTGTTCACCTTGACTATGTAATTCCCAAACATACCATCGATTGGGTAGAAGACTGGCAAAATGAACTCAGACTTCTCTGGGGGAAAACCCCTGTACCTGCGGTGAAACTCACCTATTCTAGCGCCAGGGTGGGAAATGCGGTGAGTTGTATTGTTTTTCCTGTCTGTATTTACTATGTACAACGGGCAGTTTATCTTTGTGGCTATGGTGAAAGTCCCGACAGAAAAACCGATTGGTATAATTTTCGCCTAGATCGCATTCAATCCATCACCCCTTGGGAATGGCATCATCCTGAAATTCCCGCCAACCTACGCCAAAGATATCAACAATTATCCTTACCTAGTCCCGATTATATTGCTATGGAAATGTCCAAAGCTTGGGGATTTGATTTTTATTTACCCTCGACTCCCATGCTATTGAGATTTAACCGTAATTTTAGCGATCGCTATATTAAAGGTACAGAACGTCACGATACCTTTGAGGAAATTACTTACCAACAGGCACAACGTTTGATTAAACGTCATATCACCCAACCCCAAAAACAACGTCAATTACTAGGGATTTTGGCACAACGTTCTCCCGAAGATGCCTACTATCAAGTTTTTATTCGTTATCAAGACAGTCAACAAAGAGACAACAACGTGATTATGCGTTTACGAGCTTGGCATCCGGAATGTGAAGTGTTTCTTCCTTGGGATTTACGTCAAAGTATGGCAGCAGACATTGCCAAAGAATTTCATTTATATCATCAATAG
- the lipA gene encoding lipoyl synthase — translation MTVKPDWLRVKAPQWERVGNVKEILRDLSLNTVCEEASCPNIGECFNAGTATFLIMGPACTRACPYCDIDFEKKPKALDSTEPTRLAEAVRRMKLNHVVITSVNRDDLSDGGASQFVRCIEETRAVSPQTTIEVLIPDLCGNWEALEIILRSRPEVLNHNTETVPRLYRRTRPQGNYDRTLELLKRCRQIAPGVYTKSGIMVGLGETDAEVRQVMQDLRAVDCDILTIGQYLQPSQKHLQVDNFVTPEQFAAWQAFGEEIGFLQVVSSPLTRSSYHAEQVRELMQRYPR, via the coding sequence GTGACTGTTAAACCAGACTGGCTGCGGGTAAAAGCACCTCAATGGGAGCGTGTAGGAAATGTTAAGGAAATTTTGCGGGATTTGTCCCTAAACACGGTATGTGAGGAAGCTTCCTGTCCAAATATTGGTGAGTGTTTTAACGCTGGGACGGCGACGTTTTTAATTATGGGTCCAGCTTGCACCCGCGCTTGTCCATATTGCGACATTGATTTTGAGAAAAAGCCGAAAGCGCTCGATTCGACGGAACCCACCCGACTAGCGGAAGCGGTACGTCGGATGAAACTAAACCATGTAGTGATTACTTCTGTCAATCGTGATGATTTATCTGATGGGGGTGCATCACAGTTTGTACGCTGCATCGAGGAAACTCGCGCTGTGTCTCCCCAAACAACTATAGAGGTATTAATTCCAGATTTGTGTGGTAACTGGGAAGCTTTGGAAATTATCTTGCGATCGCGACCGGAAGTTTTGAACCACAACACAGAAACTGTACCTCGGTTATATCGTCGCACCCGTCCCCAAGGTAATTACGATCGCACTTTGGAATTACTCAAACGCTGTCGGCAAATTGCCCCTGGAGTTTATACAAAGTCGGGAATCATGGTAGGACTGGGGGAGACGGATGCAGAAGTTCGCCAAGTCATGCAAGATTTACGGGCTGTTGATTGTGATATTTTGACGATAGGACAATATTTACAACCTAGTCAAAAGCATCTGCAAGTTGATAACTTCGTCACCCCAGAACAATTTGCTGCTTGGCAAGCTTTTGGTGAGGAAATTGGATTTTTACAAGTTGTTTCTTCCCCATTGACAAGAAGCTCCTATCATGCAGAACAGGTACGAGAATTAATGCAACGATATCCCCGATAA
- the priA gene encoding primosomal protein N' produces MYIEGINLHPAVVAEPGENYTTQELETRWMEVLVDCPGAAGLFTYRLPPRLEVKPGDILTVPFGTQMVGGIGIRLLTQPSVDLPLEKIREVEDVVSAGFFPSSYWELLNRVAKYYYTPLIQVVRVALPPGLLGRSQRRIRICQTNPPGVNGDAYLGNVARQILALLQAAPSQDYSFAYIQKQIKGAYRGVRELQRHGFVESYLEAPRLARPKLQKAVTLIDSVWAGDLTPRQREILDVLRRQGGELWQSQLLQLCNSSASTLKSLELKGYIVIQEREMLRTETPGARILPEETTKILTPAQSQALASIQSLDGNATVLLHGVTGSGKTEVYLQAIAPLLKQGKSALVLVPEIGLTPQLTDRFRDRFGSKVSVYHSALSDGERYDTWRQMLTGEAQVVIGTRSAIFAPLPHLGLIILDEEHDSSFKQDSPIPTYHARTVAQWRAELANCPLILGSATPSLETWLTTPPSHYLSLPERINSRPLPPVEIVDMRQELHQGNRSIFSRTLQTALQELQERQQQGILFIHRRGHSTFVSCRSCGYVMECPHCDVSLAYHHTAENAPQVLRCHYCNYVQPHPQSCPECGSPYLKFFGSGTQRVAQELAKQFPELRFIRFDSDTTRTKGAHRTLLNQFVNKEADILLGTQMLTKGLDLPQVTLVGVIAADGLLNLSDYRASERAFQTLTQVAGRAGRGDDPGRVIIQTYTPEHTVIEAVCRHDYEAFTNQELEQREALNYPPYGRLILLRLSSLDPIQVQNTAQIIATQFPEQAGLDILGPAPASILRVANRYRWQILLKIAPDTLPQLPEWENVRQLCPPSVSLTIDVDPLNIM; encoded by the coding sequence ATGTATATTGAAGGCATCAATTTACATCCTGCTGTAGTTGCAGAACCCGGAGAAAATTACACCACACAAGAGCTAGAAACTCGCTGGATGGAAGTTTTGGTAGACTGTCCAGGGGCTGCGGGATTATTCACCTATCGTTTACCACCCAGGTTAGAAGTAAAACCTGGAGATATTTTAACTGTGCCCTTTGGTACACAAATGGTGGGTGGCATAGGGATTCGTTTATTAACACAACCCAGCGTAGATTTGCCCCTAGAAAAAATTCGGGAAGTGGAAGATGTGGTAAGTGCTGGTTTTTTCCCTTCCAGCTATTGGGAATTATTAAACCGAGTTGCCAAATATTATTACACACCATTAATTCAGGTGGTGCGGGTGGCATTACCACCGGGTTTATTAGGGCGATCGCAGCGTCGTATCCGCATCTGTCAAACCAATCCCCCAGGGGTTAACGGTGATGCATACCTCGGTAACGTGGCTCGCCAAATTCTGGCATTGCTCCAAGCTGCACCTAGCCAAGATTACAGTTTTGCCTACATCCAAAAGCAAATTAAGGGAGCATATCGGGGAGTACGGGAATTACAGCGCCATGGTTTTGTCGAAAGCTATTTAGAAGCACCCCGCTTGGCTCGTCCGAAATTACAAAAAGCAGTAACCTTAATTGATAGTGTCTGGGCAGGGGATTTAACTCCACGGCAACGGGAAATTTTAGATGTGTTGCGGCGACAGGGGGGGGAATTATGGCAGAGTCAACTACTACAGTTGTGCAATAGCAGCGCCTCAACCTTGAAAAGTTTAGAACTCAAGGGTTATATCGTCATTCAAGAGCGGGAAATGCTGCGCACAGAAACCCCAGGAGCGAGAATCTTACCAGAAGAAACCACAAAAATTCTCACCCCTGCCCAATCCCAAGCATTAGCCAGCATTCAAAGTTTAGATGGCAATGCCACGGTGTTATTGCACGGGGTGACAGGTTCGGGGAAAACTGAAGTTTATTTACAGGCGATCGCCCCCCTGCTCAAACAAGGAAAATCCGCTCTGGTGCTGGTTCCAGAAATTGGACTCACCCCCCAACTCACCGACAGATTCCGCGATCGCTTTGGCTCCAAAGTCAGCGTCTATCACAGCGCTCTCTCCGATGGTGAACGCTACGACACCTGGCGACAAATGCTCACCGGAGAAGCCCAGGTAGTTATCGGCACCCGTAGCGCCATCTTTGCCCCCCTCCCCCACCTGGGATTAATCATCCTCGACGAAGAACACGATAGTTCCTTCAAACAAGACTCCCCCATCCCCACCTACCACGCTCGCACCGTTGCCCAATGGCGAGCCGAATTAGCCAATTGTCCCCTCATCCTCGGTTCTGCCACCCCCTCCCTGGAAACCTGGCTCACCACGCCCCCTTCCCACTACCTCTCCCTCCCCGAACGCATTAATTCCCGTCCCCTACCCCCCGTAGAAATCGTGGATATGCGCCAGGAGCTACACCAGGGCAACCGCTCTATCTTCAGTCGCACCCTGCAAACAGCCCTCCAGGAACTCCAGGAACGACAACAACAGGGTATCCTATTTATCCATCGGCGCGGTCATAGTACATTTGTTTCCTGTCGTAGCTGCGGCTATGTCATGGAATGTCCCCACTGTGATGTTTCCCTGGCATACCATCACACCGCAGAAAATGCCCCCCAGGTACTACGCTGCCATTACTGTAATTATGTCCAACCCCATCCCCAATCCTGCCCCGAATGTGGTTCACCCTATCTGAAATTCTTTGGTAGTGGTACTCAAAGGGTAGCCCAAGAATTAGCCAAGCAATTTCCCGAACTGCGTTTTATTCGTTTTGACAGTGATACCACCCGCACCAAGGGCGCTCACCGTACTCTCTTAAACCAGTTTGTTAACAAAGAAGCTGATATCTTACTGGGGACACAAATGCTTACCAAGGGGTTAGATTTACCTCAAGTTACCCTCGTCGGAGTCATTGCTGCCGATGGTTTACTCAACCTCAGTGATTATCGTGCCAGTGAGCGAGCTTTCCAAACCTTAACCCAGGTTGCCGGACGTGCAGGTCGGGGGGATGACCCAGGTAGGGTAATTATTCAGACCTATACCCCCGAACATACGGTGATTGAAGCCGTCTGCCGCCATGACTATGAAGCCTTTACCAATCAGGAATTGGAGCAACGGGAAGCCCTGAATTATCCTCCCTATGGCAGGTTAATTTTGCTACGGCTTAGTAGTCTTGACCCCATCCAAGTCCAAAACACTGCCCAAATTATCGCCACCCAATTTCCTGAGCAAGCAGGTTTGGATATTCTTGGTCCCGCACCTGCTAGTATTTTGCGAGTTGCTAACCGTTATCGCTGGCAAATATTATTAAAAATTGCCCCCGATACATTGCCCCAGCTACCCGAATGGGAAAATGTTCGCCAACTGTGTCCCCCATCGGTGAGTTTAACCATTGACGTTGACCCCTTGAATATCATGTGA
- a CDS encoding RpoD/SigA family RNA polymerase sigma factor, protein MNIAELGTMELIENAAEPQEQSLDSLEALMDDESLLVDNMETEERDGDAMAAARPSGYNKTEHDDAVGAFFKEMARYPLLKPDEEVELARRVRFIEDYKEMQAALIEQLGQTPTKAEIAVKFELTERQLETRLYQGRVAKRKMIRSNLRLVVSIAKRYLNRGVPFLDLIQEGAMGLNRATEKFDPDKGYKFSTYAYWWIRQAITRAIANDARTIRLPIHIVEKLNKLKKAQRELKQKLGRNPSEVEMAELLELPASQLRQLQQLRRQALSLNHRVGKEEDTELMDLLEDDDNLSPEAKMNESMMRQEIWEVLSDVLTPREKDVISLRYGLTTSEPCTLEEVGNMFNLSRERVRQIQSKAMRKLRRPHIAKRLKGWLI, encoded by the coding sequence ATGAATATTGCTGAATTGGGAACTATGGAACTAATCGAAAACGCTGCTGAACCACAAGAGCAATCTCTCGACAGTTTGGAAGCATTGATGGATGATGAATCCCTCCTTGTGGACAATATGGAGACAGAGGAACGCGACGGCGACGCAATGGCAGCAGCCCGCCCCTCCGGTTACAATAAAACCGAGCATGACGATGCGGTGGGTGCATTCTTTAAAGAAATGGCGCGTTATCCTCTGCTCAAACCTGATGAAGAGGTGGAATTAGCAAGAAGAGTCCGCTTCATTGAAGATTACAAGGAAATGCAAGCTGCTTTAATTGAGCAGTTGGGACAAACCCCAACCAAAGCAGAGATTGCCGTTAAATTTGAATTGACAGAAAGGCAATTAGAAACCCGTTTATATCAGGGTAGAGTGGCAAAACGGAAAATGATTCGCTCTAACCTGCGTTTAGTCGTATCCATTGCCAAACGATATCTGAATCGCGGTGTTCCTTTCCTGGATTTGATTCAAGAGGGGGCAATGGGATTAAATCGAGCTACGGAAAAGTTTGACCCCGATAAGGGTTATAAATTTTCTACCTATGCTTACTGGTGGATTAGACAAGCAATTACTAGAGCGATCGCCAACGATGCAAGAACCATCCGTTTACCCATCCACATTGTAGAAAAACTCAATAAGCTGAAAAAAGCTCAACGAGAACTCAAGCAAAAATTGGGACGTAACCCCAGTGAAGTGGAAATGGCAGAACTTTTGGAACTTCCTGCTTCCCAACTGCGACAACTCCAACAACTACGTCGTCAAGCACTCTCCCTCAACCACCGTGTGGGTAAGGAAGAAGACACCGAGTTAATGGATTTACTCGAAGACGATGACAATCTGTCTCCCGAAGCAAAAATGAATGAAAGCATGATGCGACAGGAGATATGGGAAGTTCTCAGCGACGTGTTAACCCCACGGGAAAAAGATGTCATTTCTCTACGCTACGGTTTAACCACCAGCGAACCCTGTACCCTGGAAGAAGTGGGCAATATGTTCAACCTCTCCCGTGAGCGAGTACGACAAATTCAAAGCAAAGCCATGCGAAAATTACGTCGTCCTCACATTGCCAAGCGTCTCAAAGGGTGGTTGATTTAG
- a CDS encoding caspase family protein, producing MKRRHFLQFAGSTFATLGLSQLDITQSGDKYNQALAQNTGRKLALLVGINEYSGEINPLRGCVNDVLLQKELLIHRFGFQPQDIKILIDKQATRQGILTAFEQHLINQAKPGDVVVFHFSGHGSQVADPDKDSPDGLNSTLVPIDSGYQSAGGTVQDIMGHTLFLLMYALKTENVTFVLDSCHSGGAKRGNFMVRSRDGGKKLQASSQEIAYQKQWLKRLNLSPQEFVKLRRQGVAKGVVIASAKRDQYAADAPFNDFHAGAFTYLFTQYLWQQTANPPVKRIVVDVNRSTKILSRDSGILQDPELELNNPKNPNPGTYFTSFRATYAEAVVTKTQGNQVELWLGGVDASSLEAFNKDAAFSVIDGNGKEAGYVKLESRQGLIGRGKFISGGKRNGELKPGTLLQERIRGIPQDLTLKIGWDDSFDGSTATQAQQALQRINRLTPLALRRQEVQYVFGRMTESRYRKLQKSQGKNLPKVGSLGLFLPSLEKIVPSSFGAENETIIAAVERLKPKFKSLLAARIIKQMLPDNTSQIKVTASINIAGSKKLVSQTLPTRGISKQTDTTTTTPTKPVNIRDGEIPKLPVGTQVVFEVENQESTPVYISILVIDGTGDMAIIFPNDWAASDDMALLPAKEKRIIPGNEDGFKLTIGEPLGITEALIIASTSPLRTSLKALKEIATRGNQKRGPLVANNDEFLDVTDKLLTDLDSGTRGGINVEGVQLAANVRGVDAKKLAAMAIAFEVI from the coding sequence ATGAAACGTCGTCACTTTCTGCAATTTGCTGGTTCTACCTTTGCCACACTCGGCTTAAGTCAGTTAGATATTACACAATCTGGAGATAAGTACAATCAAGCCTTAGCACAAAATACCGGACGTAAGTTGGCGTTGTTAGTAGGTATCAACGAATACAGTGGTGAGATAAATCCCTTGCGAGGTTGCGTTAATGATGTCTTGTTACAAAAAGAGTTATTAATCCATCGCTTTGGTTTCCAGCCCCAGGATATTAAAATTCTGATTGACAAACAAGCTACCCGTCAGGGGATTCTCACAGCATTTGAGCAGCACCTGATTAACCAAGCAAAACCTGGAGATGTGGTGGTATTCCACTTTTCTGGTCATGGTTCCCAGGTTGCGGATCCAGACAAAGATAGTCCCGATGGTTTAAATAGTACCTTAGTTCCCATAGATTCTGGTTATCAGTCTGCGGGTGGAACTGTGCAAGATATTATGGGACATACCCTGTTTTTGCTCATGTATGCATTAAAAACTGAGAATGTCACCTTTGTTTTAGATAGTTGCCATTCCGGAGGAGCAAAACGGGGAAATTTTATGGTGCGTTCCCGTGATGGAGGCAAGAAATTACAAGCAAGTTCCCAAGAAATTGCCTATCAGAAACAATGGTTGAAACGGTTAAATTTGTCTCCCCAGGAATTCGTGAAACTGCGTCGTCAAGGTGTCGCTAAAGGTGTGGTGATTGCCTCTGCGAAACGCGACCAATATGCAGCAGATGCACCTTTTAATGATTTTCATGCCGGGGCATTTACCTATTTATTTACGCAATATCTCTGGCAACAAACAGCCAATCCACCTGTGAAAAGAATCGTAGTTGATGTGAATCGTAGTACTAAAATTCTTTCACGGGATAGTGGGATTCTCCAAGACCCAGAATTGGAATTAAATAATCCTAAAAATCCGAATCCTGGTACTTATTTTACATCCTTTCGGGCTACCTATGCAGAAGCCGTGGTGACAAAAACACAAGGAAATCAAGTAGAGTTATGGTTGGGGGGAGTTGATGCTAGTTCCTTGGAAGCTTTTAACAAAGATGCAGCTTTCAGCGTGATTGATGGGAATGGGAAGGAAGCAGGATATGTGAAGTTAGAATCTCGTCAGGGATTAATTGGAAGAGGCAAATTTATTTCTGGTGGGAAACGAAATGGAGAGTTGAAACCGGGGACTCTATTACAAGAGAGAATTCGCGGGATTCCCCAGGATTTAACATTAAAAATTGGCTGGGATGATAGTTTTGATGGAAGTACGGCAACCCAAGCACAACAAGCTTTACAAAGGATTAATCGCTTAACTCCCCTAGCTTTGAGACGGCAGGAAGTACAATATGTTTTTGGTCGGATGACTGAGAGTCGATATCGAAAATTACAAAAGTCTCAGGGGAAAAATTTACCAAAGGTAGGTAGTTTGGGTTTATTCTTACCTTCTTTGGAAAAAATTGTTCCTAGTTCTTTTGGTGCAGAAAATGAAACAATTATCGCCGCAGTGGAACGTTTAAAACCGAAATTTAAATCCCTCCTGGCTGCTCGAATTATCAAGCAGATGTTACCAGATAATACATCACAAATCAAAGTGACAGCATCGATAAATATTGCTGGCAGCAAAAAACTGGTGAGTCAAACATTGCCGACTCGCGGTATTAGCAAGCAAACGGATACAACTACTACAACACCGACAAAACCTGTTAATATTAGAGATGGAGAAATTCCGAAGTTGCCTGTAGGAACTCAGGTTGTCTTTGAGGTAGAGAATCAAGAATCGACTCCCGTTTATATCAGTATTTTAGTGATTGATGGTACTGGTGATATGGCAATTATCTTTCCGAATGATTGGGCAGCATCGGATGATATGGCATTGTTACCAGCGAAGGAAAAACGTATAATTCCTGGGAATGAGGATGGTTTTAAATTAACGATTGGGGAACCCTTGGGAATTACAGAAGCATTGATTATTGCTAGTACATCTCCCCTACGTACTTCTTTAAAAGCACTGAAGGAAATTGCCACCAGGGGAAATCAAAAACGGGGACCTTTAGTAGCAAATAATGACGAGTTTTTAGACGTAACTGATAAATTATTGACAGATTTGGATTCTGGGACTCGTGGAGGAATCAATGTCGAAGGTGTGCAATTAGCTGCGAATGTGCGGGGTGTGGATGCGAAAAAACTAGCTGCGATGGCGATCGCCTTTGAAGTAATTTAG
- a CDS encoding IS1 family transposase (programmed frameshift), which yields MECPRCGSSHTRKNGKKRGKQNHICCDCNRQFIDRYEPPQGYSDEVKRECLKMYVNGMGFRAIERVKGVHHTTLITWVKLVGELLPETYDPETIPEVGELDELETFVGFKKNKIWLWTAVNHFKQGILAWVLGDHSAETFRPLWDIVGTWQCYFYVTDGWLVYPGFIPEGDQIVSKTYMTRVEGENTRLRHYLARLHRKTLCYSKSVQMLRYSIRLLLYYLRFWDVPIPQ from the exons ATGGAATGTCCACGTTGTGGGTCGTCTCACACCCGTAAAAATGGCAAGAAAAGAGGTAAACAAAATCACATTTGTTGTGATTGTAATCGCCAATTCATTGATCGCTATGAACCGCCCCAGGGATACAGTGATGAAGTGAAGCGGGAATGCCTAAAAATGTACGTTAATGGTATGGGATTTCGCGCCATCGAACGGGTCAAAGGCGTTCATCACACAACATTGATTACTTGGGTAAAACTTGTGGGAGAACTGCTACCTGAGACCTATGATCCAGAGACAATTCCAGAAGTTGGCGAACTTGATGAGCTAGAAACTTTCGTCGGCT TCAAAAAAAACAAAATCTGGCTTTGGACAGCAGTAAATCACTTCAAACAAGGTATTTTAGCGTGGGTTTTGGGCGACCATAGCGCCGAGACTTTTCGACCGTTATGGGATATTGTGGGTACTTGGCAATGCTATTTTTATGTCACGGATGGATGGTTGGTCTATCCAGGCTTTATTCCTGAAGGCGACCAGATTGTTAGCAAGACTTACATGACACGAGTTGAGGGGGAAAACACCCGACTGCGCCACTATCTCGCTCGATTGCATCGTAAAACGCTATGTTATTCCAAATCAGTACAAATGCTGAGGTATTCAATTCGATTGTTACTTTATTATCTCCGATTTTGGGATGTTCCGATTCCTCAATGA
- a CDS encoding VOC family protein, with the protein MLRFEHLNLSCKNLDASQEFYQKLFPDWYVRAEGVYEGRRWMHFGNNQFYLALNHTPEAIRNHSIYENIGINHVGIVITNGDLMLEKFQAEKIDYYTYSSPETKHRIYVTDPDDNEIELVEYQPDYVLK; encoded by the coding sequence ATGCTAAGATTTGAACATCTCAACCTTTCTTGCAAAAATCTTGATGCCAGTCAGGAATTTTATCAGAAACTATTTCCCGATTGGTATGTGCGTGCTGAAGGTGTGTATGAAGGTAGACGCTGGATGCACTTTGGCAACAACCAATTTTACTTAGCTTTAAATCACACCCCAGAGGCAATAAGAAATCACTCAATTTATGAGAATATTGGTATCAATCATGTGGGAATTGTGATTACAAATGGTGATTTGATGTTAGAGAAATTCCAAGCAGAAAAGATTGATTACTATACCTATTCATCTCCTGAAACCAAACACAGAATATATGTCACGGATCCAGATGACAATGAAATAGAATTGGTAGAATATCAGCCAGATTATGTCTTGAAATAA